Within Porites lutea chromosome 2, jaPorLute2.1, whole genome shotgun sequence, the genomic segment GGTAATTGCGTGAGCATTTATTAGCCTACGCAGCTGGTGGAATAGTTTTTGTGTGTGTGCGATTTTTGGCGGCGAAGCTGCCATTGTCCGCGCAGTTTTGGCGCGAGAAGCGAACGCAGAAGGCGCAAGAAACGTGTCTCCTTATCATTCTCCGCACGGATTCCGCCCGCTACGTAGGCTAGCTTTTGTTGTTGCTACTTAATGCACGTCGAAGCTAGAGAGATAGGGAAATATTAATAAATACAGGAGTGGGTTCCTGTTAAAAGATTCACATCACCTGTTTGTTTGTTGGTACGTTCGCCAGCGTTCATATATAATATTGGCGATGATCCATCCCACCAGTTTTAACTCATTTGCATCACAACAGTCGTGATTAGCGGATTGCCAAATTAATAAGGGGACGCTCTTGTGTAGCTTAGTGATACAATGAAGCTTACACGGAATCTATGAACTGGTTTTGGAAGAGTATTCATGTTACGAGTTGGCCACCATTTTGATGACACTATAAAGAAAATGAGAACTCGAAGGACATAGTATATCTGAAAGGAAAACCGGAATAGCATTGATGGGACAGAGCTGTTTGTCCAAGAATAGCGAAGCAGACAATATGGCACCCGACTTGACAACCTCACGAATAGATATATCATGGCCAGATGACTTTGAGGAAGGAATACTTTCCGATATTCCCGATACTGTTGTAGAAAATGGTAAATTGACGTTAGATTTAAGTTTTCGCAGGTTGAAATCCCTACCAGCGAAAGTGTGCCAGAGAAACAACATCGAAGTACTTAATCTCAACTGCAACAAGATCTCAAATTTTCCTTATAATTTCGTCTCACTTCGTTATCTAAAGGAACTTTATCTACGAAATAATTATTTGGAATTTTTGCCTGCGCAGATTTGTACCTTAATCAAATTAGAAGTCTTGGAATTGAATCGAAATCTGATTGAGACTTTGCCGTATTGTTTTAGTCATCTATGTCACCTGCAAAAACTCAATCTCTCTTTCAATAACATCAAAACTCTTCCCCCGAGTCTTCGCTATCTAACAACCTTGAAATACTTAAACATGGAGGGAAATTATCTCCAGAGCATTCCCGAAGTTGTCGTCTCACTTCCAAGTCTTGAAGTTCTGGTTTTGAGCGACAACGAAATCACATTCCTTCATCCAAACTTGGACAACTTATTCCAGTTAAAAGAGCTTTACTTGGACGACAACAAATTGTCCGAGCTTCCTGGGTCATTGCTACCATATCTCGCAGAGCTTGAAAAGCTTAACTTGAGCAACAACAAGAAAGTGTTAACCCTGGGTAAAAACGAAAAGCCAAAAAAGCAGAGTCAGACGAAAGCAAAGATGAACCATGTCGATGCAAAGGTCATTACGGAGAGACTGACGGGTCTGGGAGCTCCAGAAACTTCTAATACGTCTGTAGTTGCTCAAGATCGTTCAATGGTGTTTTCAGAAATAAATCTAAATCACCCCGAAGAAGAAAGAGATGTCTTTGGAGGAGAACCAGGTCTTGTTAATTTGAAATCTGAAGATGCAGACCCCAATATTGCTGAGCGAGTAAAACGTAATACTCTTAGCGCTAAAGCAAGGGTCGGTCAAGCAATGCGCCCATCACCAAAGTGGGGAATACTCATCCGCGAGCTTAAGAAAGCGGGCTTTTTGCCATCTATTAATGTACAGCTTCCAAAACTTAGAAGAGAACATGGAAGACCGGTGAAGGTATTGAATCATGGATCAAGGTATACATGGCGCGGCTGGAGAGTTGACGCGAACTCTCAATCGACATTGAAGAGAAAAACATCTTCAGTTGAATCTGAATCACTTGACAACAAACTCGACGAATTTGGACATCTTGCAAGTATTAGTGAATTATTTCCTGAGGTGAAAATGGAACAAGGAAGATTAACGCTTGACCTTAGCTGGCAAGAACTTTCATATGTTTCGGGAACTATCTGCGAACTAGTAAATCTCAATTCGCTTCTCCTTGACCACAACCAAATCATGGATTTGCCTACTGGAATGGACAAACTTTCCAAGTTACGCATTTTAAGTCTTAATTCTAACGAAATGATCTCGCTGCCAGAGAATTTACGACATCTAAACCATCTCAGGCGCTTGTTCCTTAATGGCAATCATATAAAGGCACTTCCAGACTGGTTTGAAAGTTTCCAACGCTTGACGTATCTCTCTTTGGAAAATAACGATATGCCATTCTTTCCAACCGAAATCTGCTCTCTAGTAAAGCTGGAATATCTCCTTCTTGCGGGAAACAAAATTAGAGAATTACCAGAAAAGATCAAACAGCTGAAAAACTTGAGGGAACTGTTTTTAGGCCGAAACGTCATTCGTTTAATTCCTCTGTCCATTGCTGAGATGAATTCTTTACGAGTGTTGTACCTGGACAACAATGGTCTTGAAGAGATACCCTACTCTGTTTTCAGCGTGATGGAATTACAGACACTAAATCTGAGCGGGAATTCGCTGAATTTAATACCAGATAACATCATAAATCTCCGGGACCTGGAAGAGCTTGATCTGGGAAAGAACAACATTCAAAAGTTACCATTTTGGTTCTACCGTCTTGCTAATCTAAGAGTTTTGTCTTTAAACTGCAACGGAATGTCAGTTTTCCCTGAAGTCCTCTGTAAAGTGCCAAGCCTTTCCACCTTAGACTTGAACAAAAACAAGATCAGAGAGCTTCCAGATTTTATTCGGAGCAGCATTGGCGAGCTGATCACCATGCAACAACTGGACCTGTCGTACAATGAGCTCAGAGGTCTGCCTGATAGCTTTAGAAATTTGCGAAGTTTAGAAATTCTTCACCTTGAAGGAAATCCGTTGATTGAGTTACCGGCGTGTATGAACGAGCTTACGAGCTTATGTAAACTGTATCTGGACAGAACAATCACGATTCCCAAAGAGATTTTCCAACTTCCAAAGCTGGAAATTCTTTAAGTTTCTTCACCACTTGGCTTTGACTATGGACAGGAGAGGATATAATTAAAGATTCAGGGGAATATTCAAGCTACTTAACGACCCGAAGAGGAGAACTCAGGAGCTTTCATCGTTTAAGCTGACCGAAGTAAGCTGCGCCGCTCTAAAAGATAAAAAGAGAAGACGATGAATACTTATTTGTTTATGCTTTCTTTAAAAGATACAACACAAAAATGaccttttctgtccttttctGTAGTAATAAGTTCTCCATATCCTTTAGATTTTCTGATTGTTTCTGTCTGTCACCCTTCTACCAAATTCAGGGGCTTGGTCAAATCATAAAAGCACTTGCCAAACGATCTCCGAGAAAGTTGACGAAAGTAACAGTCGTATAACTTTTTCCCACTTTAGAGGGATTACAAAAATGGGCAGAAAAGCTACGGAGTAGAGTAAAATAGAACGGATTAGTAAAACTGCTGAAACTTGAAAACCTGCCACTTAAAATTTTTAAGTTATGTGGTATTAATCTTGTCTACGAAAGGCCATCCTTTTTTCTAGTAGTTAACGAAATAGGCAAACTGAAACTCATCACTGACTCAACACATTTATAGCTACGCAAGACTATAAGGAAAGCTGAAAAATCAAGGTACATTCATGCGTACCCTCTTCAACTTGGGCTTGAGAGCAGTTCAGACGTCGTATTCTTTGCTCGTTCTACTCAACATTTGCCTGTAATACGTCGTCAGAAACTGTGGCAATACTTCATGTGCGCCCCCGTCCGATCGTtcccaagcgcctgctacgcaggcacCTGTCCAGCCTCGTTGTCATTTCGGATGTGATGTCAtctgtcaagcttgtcgggaaaaaTCACGTTCAGCTCCAAGTCTCCTCTGCTCACGTCAACCTGCCTCGGGACGAGGCTGAGATATCTCCACTTCCTTCTGCGAACAGAACGTGTAGAGATTTggcaaataaagtttttttagtTGTTATTACTCTTTTATCATAATTGGCTCCGCATCTAAAATAGCAACAAAACTTAATTTGAAAAGTTTCATTCATATTTCGGTCGgttttccatacatttcttcGTGAATAATTTATATTGATTCATTACCACTTTTCCTTGAATGCAGGCTGTTGCAGTTACAGTGTAAATCgaaattaaaacagtttttgttaaCACATGAAGTTTTCCTTGTCATTATATCAAGATGCGTAAAGCTCTTTGATCAGAACAACGAAAGTATCAGTATGGATAGAATAGACGATACAACATGGCAAGTGTTTTAAACATATTACACACCGTGTTGTTGTATATTAGCCGAAATCTTAGGTATACGCTGCTATACATCGGCAACGAACTCCCTTTTGACCGTGCAGTTTTAATGAGGTATTTTCAATAAACAACACTGCATTTCACTCTTACAGTATTCTGACACTTATTATTTAAAGCCCTTTGTAGTTCACATTTTAACTCCGTCATCCAGGGCTGCTGCTGACGTTAGCATTGCTCATAATGACGTAATTCAGGTTTGTAGAGGTGAAACGCCTTGACGCCCTGATAACAAAGTTAGATAGACCTCAGTCCCCTCTTTCAATCTCTCCCCTTCACCTATCGagtcttttaaaaatataattgaTACTATTTGTTCCTATTATTTCGAAATTCCCTATACAGCGATGAAGTTCACAATCGGATCACCTGACTGTCACCCATATGTACACGGgcaaattcaaaaacaaaaaagttggcGGGCGGACTTCCCTGTCGGAAAATCAACTTCCGCCGGGTATATATAACTTGATAGGATTGCTTTCTCCCCTCCTCTCTTTAGTGACACAGTCGTGGTCATCCATGCTAAAAAAAGGTCAttcctttttcctcttttgtaccctgcgagcagtagtttctccaggccggacgctacggGAGAGAAACCTTCGTAGCTTAGCGttcggcctggagaaaccactgctcgcagggtagctcTTTTTTGAGATTAAAAGAAATAgtaaaagagaagagaaaaaagagaaacttttcgtctctttctctttcttttctgttttgctATCCAACTTTGCTTTTACAGCCACTCTCTCTTCTAAAGGAGAAAACGTCATTAACTAGTCGAAGCCATTTATGTCCTCTTGTTTTGGAAACTGAGATTTATCTTTGTTGACACACATTTCTTGGGTAACCACGAGTACACAGAACAACATTGTGAATTGCAAATTCTACATAGTTTGATGACGAGACCTGAAAAAGGTcattgtttaattttcttttcttgtcaATCAATCCCGGACAATAGCATGCATTTTTGCTTCGCACAATTTAATAACAAAACACACAGTACTCTTAGTTAACAACAGTTATGGAAATTTGTCTATCTTCTGAAAGTGCTCAACTATGCTTTCAATATCAACACATTTGACCTCGGCGCGGGGGTCATAAGAAATCGGAACCATGAAAGAAACCTAAATATATCAACATTTTAGTCAGGCTATAACAATATTTCACGCAAACTCGTTTTAGATTTTCACCgaaagcgaaaaaatatttttaccgAGCCGGAAATcgtaaaacaacaaaagaaatgcaaaacaTACATCAATCATCTTTCTATAGATACGAAGGAATGCTGAAGCCATTCTATGACCTTAAAAATACAGATCAACTGAAAATGACCATACAGACGGGGAATAAAATAAACTCTTGTCTCTAACCATATTTGGGGAATGTagctttaaatatttaattGGTCTTCGTTAAAGTACAATATCTCTGCGTTCAGCCGGAACGGAAATGGGTCGGAATGGAACAATTTCTCATCGTCTCGATTACCAAATTTGGTTAAGGCCACTGGGTGTTAACCAATAGGAGAGCGTTATTTGTGGAAAGGGAAGTGGGTCTTATCGGCACGGCCCACTGAGTTGAAAAACAGGCTTATAATCCAGCAGTCTCCATACTTTCAgttgttttcttccttcttttttggCGAGTTAAACGTTTTTGAACTTTGCCTTTTCAACATGGCAGACTCTCATCTTTCACAAGACGAAGTAGCAGAAATTCGAGAGTCGTTTAGTCAGGTAAACATCCTCTTTCAAGAGGATTTGACTTTCAGCTGAAACTTTCGCTTGCTCATTTTATAACAATTACCTTAATGTAGCTAAGTTCTAATTTACTTCCTTGATGACATGTTGTTTGCAACTTTCCATAGAACGATCTTAAGtccaaacaaaacgaaatgatTTTACCCTTTGCGTAGTCGCGGAATAATCTGAATTTTACTGCGCTCGTGTCTCTGCGCGTCTGGCAAGTAAGCAAAAGCTTAATGCTGTGCAATTCTACAGATACAGCTGCTATAAATTTGTAACTTCGTTCACTCTGCTTTATCTACAGTTTGACTTGGACAGCAATGGCCACATAACTTGCCAAGAGATTGGATCGGTTATGAAAGCTTTAGGAGAAGACATACCTGGCTATAAATTACGTGAAATTATAAAAGAGATCGACAAAAATGAGAACGGAACTGTTGAGTTCAATGAGTTCTTGGAGGTGAGTTCTAAAAAAGCGCCAAAATTTTCAGCAGAGGGAGAAATGAAAACGCTTGTGTCTTACTAATTAACAGGGTTAAGATCTTAATTATCGCAGAGTTAATGTGGCGAGGCGTTGTAGAACAACTTATTGCCAAATGAAATGTAGCTGAAATAATTAGCATACTTAAATaagtaatgtttcttttatATCTCTGGGATTTAGCAGATAATTAACTCATTTAGCCCGTTTAGTAAATTGCATTCTTTTCACAGGTTAAATAGTGTTCTAATAGTAAGGTTGCTTGCTTTTAATAACATGCCTTAATTAATAGTCCAAGACTTTctgcaagaaattttaaaagcttctttAATAATCtacctttgttgttgttttttttttaagatgaataAAATTCCTAAGCATTAAGGCCATAAATCCAAAATAAAGACATGGTAAAAACTATGAAATTATGTCCCTGGTCGCTCTATAAAGATACATTTTGTATGAAACATGTCCACATTACCGGCTACTAAACAGTTTGAACCCTTTTAATTTAAAGGCCCCTTAATATCAACATACAGATCTCatattgtgtggttccagaaaatatctatACCCCACCACAGAGGGAAtttcaccccccccccacctccctggTTTTCCATATTGCAAGGAAcagatgacccccccccccccaccaccacccctcCGGAACTTCCACAAAGTAAGACAAATACCCcccaacccctctggaaaagtttattttcatgaaaaaagatTATCAAAGTAAAGAACGACGCTGTTTGCGGTTACATAAtggttttcatttgattttATCGCGCGGTCTTGAATTAGAACACAGTAAACTACTTACAAAGCAACCTAAActacaaaattttaatattgcTTGTCCCTTTAAATGAAAGAGATAATTAAAGTTGTATCTGTCAGTTTTGATGTGCAAGGTGGGTAGCCGTCTCCATGCGCAGGTACGGCTGTGATGTTGATGGAATTAATGTGCTATTTCAGTGTGAATATAATCGCAAACACGTTAACTTTTAACcacaaaattaagaaaaaagaaaaggcctCTAGATTCTCAAATGGTTACATTGTATACCGTCTGCTTCTTGAAGCAAAACTTTCACTGTTGTACTGTTTTTCGATTGACTGACATGACGCGGAGATCAAAGAAATGTAGCTAGTCACCAGTGCACCACACCTGTCACTCGTTTATGTCTCTAAGGAGACTGGTAACAAGTAATAGTGGCCAATATTACGCACGTGACAAGTCAAGTTTTTGTCGGCCTAACAAGGGCCTAATTCCTTTGGACTCACATACAAAACGCTTttgcaagaaagaaaacctGGTTTAGATGAAAAAACAATCATAATTGATATAGTTAAACTTATAATGTTAATATGCGTCCTCTTTGTGCAAAACCCCTGCTGAAGTACAAACGTTTTCTAACCATCCGAAAGTAACGGCTACCTGAAAGTAACGGCCCCTTTGGCCTGCTAAATCCGAAAATAAAGGGGGC encodes:
- the LOC140927073 gene encoding uncharacterized protein translates to MGQSCLSKNSEADNMAPDLTTSRIDISWPDDFEEGILSDIPDTVVENGKLTLDLSFRRLKSLPAKVCQRNNIEVLNLNCNKISNFPYNFVSLRYLKELYLRNNYLEFLPAQICTLIKLEVLELNRNLIETLPYCFSHLCHLQKLNLSFNNIKTLPPSLRYLTTLKYLNMEGNYLQSIPEVVVSLPSLEVLVLSDNEITFLHPNLDNLFQLKELYLDDNKLSELPGSLLPYLAELEKLNLSNNKKVLTLGKNEKPKKQSQTKAKMNHVDAKVITERLTGLGAPETSNTSVVAQDRSMVFSEINLNHPEEERDVFGGEPGLVNLKSEDADPNIAERVKRNTLSAKARVGQAMRPSPKWGILIRELKKAGFLPSINVQLPKLRREHGRPVKVLNHGSRYTWRGWRVDANSQSTLKRKTSSVESESLDNKLDEFGHLASISELFPEVKMEQGRLTLDLSWQELSYVSGTICELVNLNSLLLDHNQIMDLPTGMDKLSKLRILSLNSNEMISLPENLRHLNHLRRLFLNGNHIKALPDWFESFQRLTYLSLENNDMPFFPTEICSLVKLEYLLLAGNKIRELPEKIKQLKNLRELFLGRNVIRLIPLSIAEMNSLRVLYLDNNGLEEIPYSVFSVMELQTLNLSGNSLNLIPDNIINLRDLEELDLGKNNIQKLPFWFYRLANLRVLSLNCNGMSVFPEVLCKVPSLSTLDLNKNKIRELPDFIRSSIGELITMQQLDLSYNELRGLPDSFRNLRSLEILHLEGNPLIELPACMNELTSLCKLYLDRTITIPKEIFQLPKLEIL